The following is a genomic window from Dama dama isolate Ldn47 chromosome 4, ASM3311817v1, whole genome shotgun sequence.
AAGAGAGGGTCTCCAAGCCCTGCACCCTGGGAAGATGGGGTACGGGACTGGCCATGTGGTGAGGGCACCTCTTGACCTGGCTAGATCTCCTCCCCTACCCAAATCCCAGGGTGCCTCTCTCCCTTTAGCCCAGGGTAGGGAGAgctgagtgagagagagagtgagacagaCTGAGCAAGACTGAGACACGCGGGCCCCCACTGGCCTCCGAGTGGGAAAGGCAAGTGCGAGAGATAAAGGCctccaagagaaaaaagaaacaaaccaaagatttaaccatttaaaaaaaaaaaacccacagacaaCTCCGCTACCTTTTTATACgttggaaaaaaaagtgaaaaaaattaaaaaattaaaattaaaaaaaaaaaaatacacaaaaactcCAAGCCGCAGTTCCTTCATGCGGTTTGAACTTTGACCTCAGCAGTCTCCAAAGCAAGATGACGATGAGAAAggggaacaaaagaaagaaaaaataatgtatatttttaagtatttgtcCTTGAGATGTTAGCTCCTTGTTAAAcacaaaaaggagagaaaaatccaGAGAGAAGCGTTGCTGGGACGGAGACAACTATTTACTATGTCTGTGACCCCtcccctctgcttccccttcctctcctttcctctgtccCTGCTGTCCCTCCCCCAACCTGTCCCCCAAGCCTAGGGgctcagtatttatttatttatatgattgCAGGGTGACTGGGGGCCTCTCTTGGCAGTTTGTGGAGAGGCCCTTTGGATCATGGTAGGGTGGGGAAGGGGCGAGGGGTCTGGAGAAAAGCAGGAGCCTGATCTTTGGTCAGTTCCTCTCTGCCGGCTCCCTCTGGCTTCTCATGACACTGCTGCCACCTTCACCTCCCAAATCCAAGGCTTCACGAGGGCAAGGTGACCATCCCACCTTGTGAAGATGAAACTGGTTCAGCCCTTTCTGGGGTGGGTGTCTTTCCCCTTTGAAAGACCAGGTTCgaatggggaggggaagaggtggCGAGTAGTGGGCAAGGGAGACCAGGGAGTCTTACCCAAACATGAAGCAGGCCCTGGAGGAGACCCGCCTCTCCTCCATTCTCCCCAAGTTAGCCCCCTTTCAGTTCTGTTTGTCCCCTGTGTTGgtagcccctcccctccccccaaccccccctccacccccgtcTCTTCTCGTGGTAGCGGGTTAGCGTTTCAGTGTTCTTAACTCCAATCTGCTTGTTCATTGTACAATGTGCTTCTTTTAAGGCCCCATTTTTGTAACTTGAGTGTGTCATTCATCTGaacaacatcaaaaaataaaaaatgaaaaactgtacAGAGAGAAACACTGCCCGCTGTCCTTGGTCTCCTACCTTGAGAAGGGTGGTAGGGAAGTCAGGGTGTGGGGGTGGGCGTGCCTGGGAGGGGCAGGCTTTACTGCTGTTGAGTGTTCAGAAGTAAGGCCTGAGCAAGTTTTTTTTTCACCAATTAAGAAAACAAGTCTGGGATCTTAGAATGAATTCAAATTCCTGAACTTAAATCTCATTTCTGGGGACCTCCCttgcaatccagtggttaagactccatgtttccactgcagggtgctcagtttcgatccctggttggggaactaagatcccacatgcctgtgtgacacaaacaaaagaaataaatctctTAGGCCATTTTATAGATAGGTGACCTTCAGTATGTGACCTTCAATGTCAGCATCTGTAACACAGGGACAATATGTAGGATAAATGAGTACTATGAGAAAATCAGGAAGCCAGAGAGCAGTTGCCTACTTCCATCCACAGAGGACTTAAGAGGCCATTTAAAAAGAGTTGACTTTGAAGTTGTCTGGTGAAACAAGATACACACCTGACTTCTTTTTCAGAATGACATTAGTGTTCTCACTCAAATTTTCGTGCTTGTCATTCAGCAGGAACAACTGTTTCACACACCAGACCATGGGCTGATCCCCAAGATCTCACTGCTGAAAATCATCAGTGGGTCGTCTCACTGTCGTCGGGTCTTCCTGTCATCACTCTACCCTCTGATGTATGCTTGACACAGAGGTGCTGGGATTCTGTAAACTCAATAGCGAGGGATAGgggaacagaagaaagaaaagagtaggAGAGGGTTTGATCATTTTGAAAGAGAACAAGTGTTAGcactttgggaattccctgatggtccagtggttaggacactatGCTCTGCGCTTCCACTGGAGGGAGGcacaggtcccatccctggtaagggaactagaaTCCTGCAGGcaacatggtgcagccaaaaaagaaaaaattatcagCACCGCACTGTTTTGGCAAGACAGAAAAGTGCTTCTCCAATTCTCAAGCCAAGGCAGTAGACAGTGGCACGTTGGGCTGGAAGACACGTCTTTTGTTCCAGTCCTCTCCCTGTAGGGGGATGCAGTCAGAACCATATAGACCTAAAAGGACTCTATCTCCCAGGCCAGTCTGTGACAATCACAGATGGCACATGCAAGAGCACTCCGGAGCTGAACTTGGCGGCATGCACTTGTGGCCCCGTAAATGTGCTCAACTGTTCCAAGCAGCCTCCCCTGTGCAGTCATACTTGGGCCTTACACATCTTGAAGAACATGTTGTCACTAGAGGACCACCATTCTGTTCCCTTGAGTGTTCTGCTTAAGCAGCTTCTACATCTAACTTAAAAAATCTAGGAACACAAGGTTCTTTGTAGAGTCTTCAAGTCACCACCACCAAAACTGCTGTAttcaaaatgcagattcctaggTCTCATTGAGACAAGCTGCTGGATCCAAATCTCTGGGGAAATTcccaaacataaagagcctttgCCTGTCCAACTCAAACTCCAGCATCCAACAAGGGTTTGATTAGTGCATCTTCTTTAGGACCATGGTCCAACTGAAGACTCTGGAAGTTTCAGTGGGGTGAACAATGACTTGTTCGTAAACATGTTTGTGCACATAAACTTTTCTCAATGAGGGAGTCTTAAAAAGTTTTCACTAGAGGCTCTAGAAAGGAACCACAATAGAGGAAGGGTGATCCCTGCCCCCCACACTGTCACAGAGCTTGCTTCTCTGCTGAAAGCATCTTTATTGTGGAGCCAACCAGAACCCTCAGAGTTTTTCCCTCCATTCCTGTCCCTTGATTCAGCCTGATTTTTATCTGGTTTTGCAAAGAGAAATCCTCTAACTGTTCTAAGTATTTATTTGACATAACTTTCTCGATGTTACAGCTCTTCTTGAAAGCAAGCAGTTTGAGAATGAATCTTTTACTTGTGGATTAAGGGGCTCTGGCATGCTGGGCTAAGGTGGTTCGAATCCTTTCTGTAGGGTATGAGGTTATTAAAAGATGGAGCCCATGATCCACACACTCTGGTAGAAAATAACGGCTTAACAGATAAGTGCTGTTCTTCATTAGGAGCTTTCAAGATATCAAAAGGCTGAGcgctttttcattaaaaaaatgaagcctAAGCCTAAGCCCCAGTGCCCAGAGGGCTACAGGATTGCTGAAGGTAGTCGATCAAGAGCAATGGAGAGGCTGAGGGGGCAGCTTTTAGGCCTCCCTTTCCACTGGTCTCAATGCAAAGAGCTTCCCTTTACCTCTCCTTCACTAAGGTTCCAACAAGAATCCTAACAAAAAGACTGGAGTAACCCTGGGGGTGGGGCTGTTAGTTTTCTTGGTGTGGCTCTTAGAGACAAAGACTAGCATAGAAGCCAGGCACTTTCAGTCACACACTCACCCTCTCTCCTCCaccgccctcctcctccaggacataGAAGGCAGCAGAACGGAGAGGAAAACAGAGGTGATTAAGTCAAATGAAACTACGCTGAAATTCAAGCTCTGCCCTGTGTGGGCTGAATGACCTTGGGTCAGTCTCTTCACTACTTTTGACTTCAGATTCCTTTCCTACAAAATGTTCTCTTCAGGGGACCAGGGTGAAGATTTCAAAAAATGTAGGAAAACACTTGAGACAAGTTAGGCATTCAAACATCAGCCAGCCACCCCAACCACCTCTCCCGCCACAACAAGCAACTGTTAGCTAACTCCAGGTGGGTGTCAGAGCACCTTCCTACCCCTAGAAACTGTtcatcttctccagccccacagctgGATCTTGTCCCAGAAGCTACCTCCTCTACTGCCCCTGAGATCATAACTTCCCAACACATGCATCTGCCTTCAGGGGTCCATGGTGAGAACACCAGATGGCCTTGGAGGAGACCACTCACATCAGGCCAGAGTAGGGGCGACAGCCACCTGAAGACTTTCCTAAAtgttcctgccccaccccccagcatAAACAGCTTCAGGTTTTTCTACGGGGCTGTGGGGACCTCTAGTGGTCAGAGAACCACACTGCCCCTACCTATGACCAGAGGCAAGTCCCTGCTCTGAGAGCCCACTGACTCCAAGACCTCCTCTTAGGTTCTGGGTTCCCGTTTACTGAGCTCCACTGCTTGCCAGGCTCTGCTCTAGGCACTGGGGATGCAGCCATGACAAGTCAGACCCAAGAACCTGGGGGCTCACAGTTCTCAAGTTCCACCATCCCCCACGGTCAGGCCAGACAAAAGCACGTAAATGTCCAACTCAGTCTTTATTGACTGTTTTACCTTGGGGCCACCAGTACTAACAGGTGTGGGGGGGCCCACCTTTATTCACATCAAGGACCCTAGAGCACCCCCTCAGAAGACAATAAATCCAGTTACAGAACTTACATGGCAGTTGGGaggagtggaaagggacacagtaTGTACAGAGACCTAAGGGGATGGTAGAGCTTCTTCAGCAACCGGGCCTGGTGGTGCTGAAGAGGGAAACGAGGTGCGGTCAGCCAGTGATCTGGACCCCCTCGGCCTCAGCCAGAGGGTAGATCTCAATGGCCTCCACCAGGGGCAGAGCCTCCACTGCAGTCTCCATCACAGCCAGGCCGACGGCGGCTTCGGCCTCGGCCAGCTGCTGCCGCACGGCTGCctggtgctgctgctggtggGTCTTGCGGTGCTTCCACAGGTTGGAGAAGGAGCGGTAGCTCTTGCCACAGTCGGGGCACGAGTAGGGCCGCTCGCCCGTGTGGATGCGGCGATGTTCTGCCAAGCGCATGGAGATGGCAAAGGCCTTGCCACACACTTCACAGGCGAACGGCCGCTCCCCGGTGTGCAGGCGGCGGTGGTCCTTCAGGTGGGTACTCTGCCGGAAGGCCTTGCCACAGTCCGGGCACGGGTACGGCCGCTCGCCTGTGTGGATGCGCCGGTGCACCTGCAGTGACGTCTCCGTGCTGAAGAGCTTCTTGCACTCGCTGCACTCCAGGCCACGTCGACGCGTGGGGGCCGCAGGCGCAGCGGGGGCCGTGCTCCCGAGGGCCGTCGGGGAAGCAACAGGTGTGCGCGCAGCCCGCGGGGCCCGAGGGGCCGGGGGCTCCTTAGCCAGGACCTCCCCCGGCCCAGCCGCCGCGTGGGCGGCCTCGTGCGCCTGCAGACGAGCGGCCGAGCCCACCTTCTTGCCACACGTGCCACACTCGAAGCGCCGCGGGGCCTGGGCGGCCGCAGCTGCACATCGGTGCTCCCGCAGCCGCAGGGAGGAGGGGAATGCAGCACCACAGGACGAGCAGCGGTGGGGCTGGCGCCCGGCGTGGGCCACCAGCTGGTGCACCTCCAGCAGCCGGCGCAGCAGGAAGGAGCGGGGGCACTCGCGACACTTGTAGGGGTACTCGCCCGTGTGGTGGTAGCGGTGCATGAGCAGGCGGTAGGGCCGGTGAAAGCGCACCCCGCACTCCTGGCAGCGGTACGGGAAGTGCTGGGCGTGCACCAGGCGGTGCTGCCTCAGCGTGGAGCTCTGGGTGAAGGCCTTGCCGCAGTCCCCGCAGCGGTAGGGCCGCTCCCCTGTGTGCGTGAGGCGGTGGCGGGCCAGGTTGGCGGGAGAGTTGAAGGGCTTCGAGCAGTCCGGACAGGGGAACGGCCGCTCGCCCGTGTGCGTGCGCAGGTGGTTACGCACGTGCGACTTCTTCTTGAACATCTTGCCGCAGATGCTACACTTATGGCGCCGTTCCAGCCGGTGCACAAAACGCTGGTGCCGGGTCAGCTGCAGCGCCTTGCCAAACTCGCGACTGCATAGGAGGCAGCGGTAAGTGCCTGGGGCGGCGGGCTCAGCTGAGCTCTCCTCAGCTGCGGGGGGCTCCGGGGCCTCGGGCTCTCCAGTCTCTGCTGGGGCTGGCTCAGGGAAGCCAAGGACGGGCTCCTCTGGGGGGACTGGTGTTGAGGGCAGAGGGACACCCCCAACCCCGTGGGTACGCCGGTGATAAAGGAATTTGGTGAGGTTGACAAAGGTCTTTCCACACGGACATGAATGCAGAGGATTGGGGGTGTGGGCTCGCCGGTGGGCCAGGAGGAGGGCCTCCGTGCCAAAGGCCAGGCCACAGTCCACGCACAGGAAATGAGACTCACTGCTGTGGTCTCCAAGGTGCTGGTCCAGACTGGAAGGGCTGGGGAAGACACGACTGCACAGGGGGCACTTGAAGACACCCTCCCGGTGACTCCGCAGGTGCTGCTGTAGCTGGTGAGGTGAGAGAAAGAGCTGGTCACAGGCTGAGCAAAAGAGCTCCTGGGTGGCTGCCCCGCCTGGCTCTCCGCTGTTGTTCCTCCGCGCCCTGCGTCCCCGGCGATCTCGCCCAAGGGCTTCCCCGTTGCGCAGCTCATAACTGTGGTCAGAGGACGGCACAGGCTCAGGCTGAGACACAGGCACCTCCGCCGGTGCTGGGGTCAGAGCCTCCGGCTGCAAGGCAGGCTCCTCAGACTCTGGGGCGGGAGCAGGGAAGTGGGTGGCCTGATGCTCCAGGAAGTCGGCTGGCAGCTGGAAGAGCTGCGAGCACTCCGAACACTTGTAGAGGAGCAGCTCCACCTCGGTCACCACCTCGGTGGTGGTGGCAGCGGCAGAGGGGACAGCTGCCCCTTCCCCGCCCTCTTCTGCTTTGCGGTACGAGTGCTCCACAGCCACGCGGGTCTGGCCCACGGGGGACCCCACGACAACTGGGGACCCCAGGACAACTGGAGTCGGAGGCTTGGTGGGAGTGGCCCGGAGGTGCGTCTGCCGGTGGTTCAGCCAGAGCTCCTGGCTGGCAAAGAGAGCCTTGCAATCCACACACTCATAGTggatggtgctggagctcagggccGGCGCCTTgggtggtggctcagctggcacgGCCTCCTGGGGCGCCAGCATCTTCAGGTGCAGCTCCTGGTGCTCCAGGAGCTGGCTGGGTGACATGAGCAGCTGCCCACACTCCAAGCACTGGTACTGGCTCTCCTGGACGAGGGTCTGATAGAGGCCCGTGCCAGAAGCTGCCTCTGCGGCCACAGTGACTCCGGGCTCAGCCACACCCACCAGCTCGAAGTGCTG
Proteins encoded in this region:
- the ZNF574 gene encoding zinc finger protein 574, which translates into the protein MTEESEETVLYIEHRYVCSECNQLYGSLEEVLMHQNSHVPQQHFELVGVAEPGVTVAAEAASGTGLYQTLVQESQYQCLECGQLLMSPSQLLEHQELHLKMLAPQEAVPAEPPPKAPALSSSTIHYECVDCKALFASQELWLNHRQTHLRATPTKPPTPVVLGSPVVVGSPVGQTRVAVEHSYRKAEEGGEGAAVPSAAATTTEVVTEVELLLYKCSECSQLFQLPADFLEHQATHFPAPAPESEEPALQPEALTPAPAEVPVSQPEPVPSSDHSYELRNGEALGRDRRGRRARRNNSGEPGGAATQELFCSACDQLFLSPHQLQQHLRSHREGVFKCPLCSRVFPSPSSLDQHLGDHSSESHFLCVDCGLAFGTEALLLAHRRAHTPNPLHSCPCGKTFVNLTKFLYHRRTHGVGGVPLPSTPVPPEEPVLGFPEPAPAETGEPEAPEPPAAEESSAEPAAPGTYRCLLCSREFGKALQLTRHQRFVHRLERRHKCSICGKMFKKKSHVRNHLRTHTGERPFPCPDCSKPFNSPANLARHRLTHTGERPYRCGDCGKAFTQSSTLRQHRLVHAQHFPYRCQECGVRFHRPYRLLMHRYHHTGEYPYKCRECPRSFLLRRLLEVHQLVAHAGRQPHRCSSCGAAFPSSLRLREHRCAAAAAQAPRRFECGTCGKKVGSAARLQAHEAAHAAAGPGEVLAKEPPAPRAPRAARTPVASPTALGSTAPAAPAAPTRRRGLECSECKKLFSTETSLQVHRRIHTGERPYPCPDCGKAFRQSTHLKDHRRLHTGERPFACEVCGKAFAISMRLAEHRRIHTGERPYSCPDCGKSYRSFSNLWKHRKTHQQQHQAAVRQQLAEAEAAVGLAVMETAVEALPLVEAIEIYPLAEAEGVQITG